A segment of the Paramisgurnus dabryanus chromosome 5, PD_genome_1.1, whole genome shotgun sequence genome:
aaacttgtatattatatagaGTCATTACATGCAAAGTGACATTTCAAGTCTTGATATATTTGTGATGATTATGACTTACAGCTTATAAAAACCCTAAATTCAACATTTGAATATTGTGAAAAGGTTTCACCTCTTAAGTTGAATTACTGAAATGAACTTTTGCacaatattaaaggggacagagaatgaaaaaccatttttaccttgtctttgttgaataatggtagtctacccgcattcacaaacatacaaaaagtgctaaacatgctaaacgtCTCATagtaattcctcttttagaaatgtcagccagaaaaacggcccaatctgaaaaactgatgcttatgacatcacaggcatctccctgcccctccactttaaaataattggctaaattttttgagtggcagcaaagtcagccaatcagtaatgagattgcaagttaagccagtagagggagccaaataggtgcaaaaccacttgtttaaaatcccccaccctaatcgccctgtcccaaatggcacactccggacttgtggtcctcctcagagtccacactttgatgacatcacgtagtccagactttagggacccttgatgcgagtccacgtgggtgcaccggagtcgtattttgggacagactcgagcatcacaccggaaataggtagagaagttgcgcgtcagtgtgaactcctcccttccgtcgtctgattggtctgattgccctttcgcaaggacttctgggttggcaaagtgcgcgaagcctgctgcagtgcgggcttcgctgaagaccgcatcaagggggcaaaggaggcgctgatgagcacacttcaaagcgtaaaaatgacagataggACActctacggactcgtagacaagcgagaatgcgcaatttaaggccacgagaccgaaagtccacatgaagtgcgccatttgggacagggccattagagctatctgagagaggtttttaggaagcttctaaggcattacagacccaaacaaaaaaaaattgtctacatgtcacatcacagaacaaggataaatactccgttcaatcattctatgtcacctttaaaatttTTGGAGTCTCACCTGTAACTACTTATGCTCCCCACTGTATATTGCAGGCTATGTAGATGCCAGATGTCAGACTGAGCTAACAATGGATGATATTGAGAAGATGGAGGATATTCTGAGACAGAACACAACAGACCTGGGAGATCTTCGGACCAAAGCACTGGACGCACAGTTCACCCAGGAgtcttttgaaaaaaatgaagaaaagacAAAGTTCTACACAGGGCTCCCCAACTTCTTGGTTTTATTTTCGATTTTTGAGCTGTGCGAACCCTATATCACATGTGGTCCTATGTCTGTGCTGTCTAAATTTGAACAGTTCATTTTAGTTCTGATAAAGCTGAGACTAAATCTCCCGCTGGAAGATTTGGCTTTCAGATTTAAGATCTCTCTGGCCACTGCTTCTAGAGTTTGGCATAAAGTAATCGACATACTTCATGATAGGTTAGAATTTCAACTTGAGTGGCCAGAACGACATGTACTTCAAGCTACAATGCCAATGGcattcagacaggcatttggaTGTAAAGTTGCAGTGATAATTgattgttttgaagtttttatTGAGAAGCCCTCTAATTTACTAGCCCAAGCTCAAACGTGGTCGAACTACAAGCATCACCATACTGTAAAATTTCTGATTGGCGTTGCCCCCCAAGGCTATGTCACTTACATATCTTGTGCCTGGGGAGGGAGAGTCAGCGATGAACAGATCACAATAGAGAGTGGAGTCCTAAAAAACCTGTTACCTGGAGATATTGTTTTAGCAGACCGTGGGTTCAATATTGGCGATAGTGTGGGATTTTACTGTGCTTCACTACAGATACCTGCATTTACCAAGGGGAGAAAACAGCTGTCAGCGTTTGAGGTGGCAGAAACTAGAAAAATAGCGAATTTGGGTATTCATGTTGAGAGAGTCATCGGTTTAGTCAGAAGAAAATACCAGATTCTGCAAAGCAGGGCTATGCCCATAGAGCACATGGCAACAAAACCAGGTGAGGCGCTAGCAATGATTGACAAGATTGTGGTTATTTGCTGTGTTTTATCTAATCTTTGCGAGTCTGTTGTCCCATTAGAGTAAGGAGAAGAGAGGAGGGAGGGACATCAGTCtgtttaagggatagttcacccaaaaatgaaaattgtcctcatttactcatgttgttacaaacccgcatacatttctttgttctgatgaacacaaaggaagatattttgagaaatgtttgtaaccaaaccattcgtggaccccactcacttccatagtaggaaaaaagaataccatggaaatggggtccatgaatggtttggttacacaattctcaaaataccttcctttgtgttcatcggaacaaagaaatgtgggatttgtatttttggatgaactatccctttaatgttttcaaatgaaataattgAATCCAATAATCAATTGTGCTGGTGATATGTACTATATGTAATGAAACTGATTCCAATTTATTTTTGAACACCATGTTCTTGTAGTTATAACAATTGTTGTTCTTGTAAATCTAATCTTGTAAATAAACCACCATGTATTATTCTGTATTCTCCATTGCATTTATTCATAACTATTCAACATGTCATCTTGTCTCATACAACAGTATTGATAACGGCAATATATCACACAGCCCACTTTCACAGCCCAGTGCCTAGACCAAGTTTCATTATATTACACATGTAAGTTTGTAACTTGCTGTACCAGTATTTCCGGAAGTAAGCGTTTCTAAAAAAACTCAACTTTAGGAACCACATCATCCCACAAATCAAAATCAGGCAAAATCCTTTcaacaaaaatatcaatagaGGTCCACACAACAAAGTCACAGTACTCAGCATCTACAATGTGATGCAgatatttgttatattttgcCTATAATGCAGATATTGGTAACATCTTAAATGCTCTAGCACAGATCCGGAGTGCCTGTTCTTGTTCCACATCAAGCTTCTTAAGATGTGATTCTGCTGCTGACATATATGCTAGGCATCCATAATCAAGAGTTGCTCACATCAGAGCTTGATAAATGTTTATAAGTGATCCCCTGCTTGCTCCTCAATATTGTCCAGATAAACACCTCAAGACATTAATAATCCTTTTACATTTACTCTTGACTTTATCTATGTGCTGACCCcaagtgcattccggttagtactTTTGTCCGACTTTAatctggcgctgcaggcacgtgactgtgtcatgtggtttttaagtaccgcgagagcgattcgagatcAGCCGCCTGAGCGCAGTTCGCGAAGAGGAGCTGCACGGGCTGTATTCACCTTATTTTccacgacaacaagggcggcgccattgcgctcattttgtcaacgtacttccggctgcatatgatgagcagctgaggcagtggctgaaggcgacgcgttaaacttaaaaagctcactcaagtgcctttatgtttgtttcttaccaattttaacgGACGGGAAGCCGACTGAGGAACACCCTAATCCCAAGTAATGGTTTgactacgatgttccggtaacttGAAGCCATGCCGTGTGTTGAAAAGGTGGTCAGTTTCATGTAAGCTATCTTAGCTAAATGTGCTCTTTCGCCTAACGTTAGATTTGTGATGTCCGTTCTACGAATACACTTAAGatcagtaacgttagtttataaaatgcaattattttgaatgattttgattgcccacctatatttttatatttaagataaGATAACAATATATTAGTACATTACATTCTTACAGTAGCTCACGTGATTCACACAAGTTACcgagatttcagatgctagaaggtcagttcagttcatttctcattcagatattgtTTATAATGACACATTAAACGACATATTTTTTAACACTGAGGTTAGAGGTTGTGTGTATAACTttactgtctctttttaatgcatctctctcacacactgttctgtttaagtatggatgtcatttatatattaattctcatgatgcaagtttcttttaaatactaacataaaaatgtttatggttatattattttcacagatgcattgatgtttagtgatgcaatggacaactgtgaggatgatatacaatcaacatgttcctaaactgtgatgcagaaaccCAATGGGAGGATCAATCCGTCTCTGAacacaactacactttaaaatcacaactcaacctgaagcaacctacatctgatatggcagtggttcttaacgttattcctcgaggcccactgccctgcacagtttgtatgtctcccttatttaacacacctgattcaaatcatcagctcattagaagagatctcaatgaactgaactgagtctgtcagataaaagagacatacaaaatgtgcaaagCAGTGGGCTtcgaggaataacgttaagaaccactgtgatatgggaaaacaaccttgcggtttcccggacagggcttatgctggtcccaggctaaaatgcttatttgagctacgataatttaaaaacaccttgtactgacatacctcaacatatatgagtgtcattgttttgtcacaagatgtggtttgtttgtaaaaactaaaatgtcctaatataattaaggcctagtcctgtaaaccctgtccgagaaactgcttcaatgcttctgcttcatgtgttgagctggcacaaatgtacatatctctgctgagaaacaaccatctttttcagctttacacagggttgatattgcatACATTACACAGTCGCTAAGCACATCaccagtacatacaccaacagcttccagatatacacttgggatcagctcctgatgactctgataaagctgtgtcttaattcattgcagggtggtcttgctgaaaagtttcttagtccatagttatttttataaacctttacaatgtgatcagatgttacatgtcatgcatttatattaaacctttacaatgtgatcagatattgtgcagttatattaaatctttacaatgtgatcagatgttacctgtcatgcaggtatataaacatttacagtgtaatcagatattatctgtaaggaatttcttaaaccataggtgagctttgtagattccacttaaaaTGATTTAAGTCTCCTGTtttgaaggaataagtgttgGCATGTTTGCAAATGAATTATATCATGGTATattaccacataaaaacgaaatagttattggactggctaaggtgcacatttgctttaaaaaagacgaaatcaccgtgtaaatattggtaggcataagtactttaataatttccaacaggggcgtcagtttgtgttgaaaagtggtggggacaaaaaatcagatgaaaaaacattacagcaggacgggaaaaatattgaataacggcgcatcaaaaatgggcatagtgtaggctggtcaacaacacaaaaatactcagcataaaatcctcaacaatgtcgactgcacatgtaacaatccctgcaacaccagctcaaccgaacagtgccaaagcaccatactgtagataACAGCAGCACGTAAAGTCAATTACAttgaaattcattacatatgtaaaagaaaacacactataagcacacaatgcaacatatgtgaccctggaccacaaaacgtacactgcaaaatttattttcaagcaaaaaatttctttgtatttttgccttgttttcagtaaaaataactaaaaattcttaaattaggatgctttttcttgaaaaaataagaaaataagtctagtttttaaatgaaaaataccaaatttaagtgattttgtgcacaaaatcacttaaatttgatatttttggtctaaaaactagatttttgcacatcaagaaaaagcatattaatttaagaatttttagatattttactaagaaattttttcttgaaaatctgactttcttactaagtattttgtcttgttttcagtagaaatatctaaaaattcttaaatcaagacatattttcttcatgagcaaaatgacttaagaaaataagtctagtttctagacaaaaactatacaatttaagtgaatttgtgcttaaaacaagcaaaaatatctgccaatggggtgagaaaattttgcttaaattaagtgtttaagaaaaaataaatcttatttttagatttttttctcaccccattggcagatattttagttataagcaaaaattcacctaaattgaatattttttttgtctaaaaactatacttattttctttatgtcgttttgctcatcaagaaaaaggatcttgatttaagaatttttagatatttttactgaaaacaagacaaaaatactaagtaagaaagtcatttttgcagtgtaagtcgcgcaggtattgtttgatttttcagataattttaaccaaatgcttttgaaaaggggtggggacaaaatcagccatttcaaaaagtggtggggacatgtccccagtgtaaatgacacctatgatttccaatgctgctccatcaactCCTGAAAGGACGAGGTAATATGTCCATGGGTTACTTGCCGTGGCTGCTTCATATCGTCTAACCGACAATTGATGGGACATTATAAGACTATCCGAGCGTCGTATGAAGTTTTAACCGTGttcctaatttaaaacatttacagcagtagCGATATTTTTCATTTCTCTAAAGTTATActgaactacaaacaatcttctaaccaccgaatgcactgtgccatattagcagcggaagtccgttgac
Coding sequences within it:
- the LOC135774528 gene encoding uncharacterized protein — translated: MPMFCVVYGCSNRSNREKGKGFYRVPKIVVHKGERCKKLTEQRRKKWILNLSLRPGGAESANARVCSDHFVGGCPSALGDVESVDWAPTVNLGYQKTKPRSEASPQREQRMKLKEDKQRRSECAEAMLDLQQTAESSEPQEPAENNSQSEGIIGNETLNEQGYVDARCQTELTMDDIEKMEDILRQNTTDLGDLRTKALDAQFTQESFEKNEEKTKFYTGLPNFLVLFSIFELCEPYITCGPMSVLSKFEQFILVLIKLRLNLPLEDLAFRFKISLATASRVWHKVIDILHDRLEFQLEWPERHVLQATMPMAFRQAFGCKVAVIIDCFEVFIEKPSNLLAQAQTWSNYKHHHTVKFLIGVAPQGYVTYISCAWGGRVSDEQITIESGVLKNLLPGDIVLADRGFNIGDSVGFYCASLQIPAFTKGRKQLSAFEVAETRKIANLGIHVERVIGLVRRKYQILQSRAMPIEHMATKPGEALAMIDKIVVICCVLSNLCESVVPLE